From the Colius striatus isolate bColStr4 chromosome 6, bColStr4.1.hap1, whole genome shotgun sequence genome, the window aaatatttaatgtggTTAAATAGACCTGGAGGCACTTTACAAAAGCACAGGAACCTTTTGTATCTCATCTCATTAGTTTTGCCTCTGCAATGTGTGACTAGTGCAACAGCTGAGCTGGTGGAATCTCAGGGGAGCACTCCTGTAACACAGAAAGGTGTGGTGGTGAGGTTTGTAGCTCTGTTAGGGCACAGAAGGAATGAATACAGGCCAGAGGGATTTCCCAGCAGGAAGGGGTGGGGGTTAGCTGCTGGGAATAAAATGACACCAGGGATCTTTAGACAAGAAAGAAATATCTAAGAAGAATGATGCAGATACAGTACTCAAGTACTGAATTCAGGAGAAACAAGTGACTTAAGGGGCTGGAGGTGTTTTGAAAGTACGTCACCAGACTGAGATTTCATGGCTGATGTTTAGCATCTGTTCCCTAATTCACTGAAGGATGCAAGTGTGGTCTTGACCCCTGCTCACTTAAATGTggaaagctgtgtagctgtatGTGTTTTGCCATTCAAAAGATATGCTTTGTAACCTATTAAGTTTGGTTATCAGTTGTTTTTCTGGAAGCTTGCTGGAATATTTTGCCAGAGCCAGTACCATATACTCTGCTTTTAGGTACCCTGGATCCCTCTGGACCCGTTGAACCCAGATCTGGAACAGTACCCAAAGTACGCTCAGGCAAAACCTTTGCAGTGCACAGTGAAAGCTGGTGAGATGTTATACCTGCCCTCTCTGTGGTTCCATCATGTTCAGCAATCACATGGCTGTATAGCAGGTAAAATACACGCTGTTACCAGAGATGTTTTTGAACTATGGAAGGTGTGTAGCTAGAAAACCTCACAGCAAAGCATAAGTGGGACCAGAGttccctttaagatcacctccCTCACCACAGGAGGAAACAGCAACCTCAAGAGATGCCATGGGGCTACCTCCTTGAGATCTCTTTTGCCTACCATTCATAGCATTGTTGACAAGTGCTAGAgatacagcagaggaaaaagtcTTTCTGGTTGTCAGCTCTGGAGAAGAATAGTTAACTCAGTGATTGAGTTTCTAACATGGAGCTAAGCAGTTTGCGTTGCCTGGCCTGCTAACTGCTAATTGACCATGTCCATGGCTTTACACTTGAAAAATCAATATTCTCTGGGTCTGATCCAGTGAGTGTCTGAAGCTAGGATATTACCTCCTCCAAGAGCTTGTGGTACAATACTGTAGTGCctgctttatttatttccttagaGGAGTAcaccaaaatgaaaatgagaagcagaaTCAAAGCACTAATTGATGACCATTGTGAAGTGGGGCTGAATTTGTCATCCtttacacagagaaaaagaggttCCTATCCAGGCATTAAACTTGGCAGTGTATTTCATGTTTTGGATCCAAACAGAAGCTTACATTTTCTGTTCCTAAACATTTTGCCAGCTTCTGCTTCAAGGAAACCACAGTAGAGAGCCTAAAGAGTTGGTTTGGGTTAAGAGGGAGTTGCACTGACAGCACTATGAAGGAACTCTGTTGTTTTTGACTGTAAGCAAAGCTTTGCTCATTTCAAAGTTCAGTCAGTAGTAAGGAAGAGCTGAACTGCGTGAAACAGTCTATGAACACGTTTGTAAATCATTGCATTCTAGTCTTAGAAATGTTCTCCCTTTTTCTTGTCTCCTTAGTGAATTATTGGTATGACATGGAATATGACCTCAAGTACAGCTATTATCAGCTACTAGATTGTCTCACAAAAGCTGTGGAAGTGTTGTAGCAGAGGTGGGATCTCTCTGGCTGATGTGATACAGTCATCAGCATCAGTGATGGAAGTACAAACATGATTCAGGTGAAAAGAACTGAACGTTAAAGGACCCTCGTCAATGTCCATCAAACAGGTCATGGCTGTTTTGCTTCGTTTCACAGTCCAGATCCGTTGGCCATGACTTTTGGCTTTTAAGTAGAGGTTTGCTAAGAGCATTTGTAGGTCTTTGCACGTTGCCTGAGTGATGGTGAGCAAAATAAAATTGGAAGGGAAGCAATCCAGCTTTTGGAAATGCCAAACCAGAAGCCACAACTGTTTGTTCACATCTAGAGATTGTTTTCATAACAAGCCAGCTGGACAAGGAAGGATCTGCTCTGTGCATCAGGCTGCCTAAGGCAAAAGTCCTGTCCAGTTGCAATTCACCAAGTTCAGTGTCTACGGTGTCTTGATGATGAGAAATCTCAACTTCTGCAGTAAAAGGTCAGTTTAAAAGCTTATTTCTGTACTAATTTCCTCCTTTATTCTTTCCCAAATGATGTGATGGGTGGAGGACATCTGGGAGGACGTGCAAAAGTCAGTGCTGCCTGTTTTTCGTGTTAAGCTCTGTGGGTTTattgtgttttcctgtttctttccacaGTTGCATTTAAATGTAGCCACAATCTCTTTCATCCTGAGTAGTGATTTTAGAGTTGCTTTGCCAGGTCTGCAGTCAATCTGCATGTTACCTGTGGTCTCGTGGCACGACGTGTGATTCTGCAGCTTGGGGGCTCATTGATTGTTTCATTCCTTTGCCCATTAATTGTTACCTAACACATGGTTGGGTGGCTTGTGAGAATCAGGAGCCTGTTTCTGCAGCCTTAATTCCTATTTGTGCTTCCTCAGAGTGAGATGAGAGTACTGGTGTCTGAGACCCTCAGAGTAAGACTAGGAGATACACAGTTGTTGCAAAAATGTACTGTTGTTTATGAAAAGCAGTGGTTGGCATTTCTTGACAAGTCTTCatgcaatcacagaatctgaagggttggaagggacctcaaaagctcacccagtgcaacccccctgccagagcagcaccacctagagcagggcacacaggaactcatccagctgggtttgaatgtctccagagaaggagcctccacagcccatctgggcagcccattagAAACATCAGTGATATAGGAGGGGAGACTTATTTTCCATGTATTAGTCAGGAAAATGCAGATGGTCTTCAGATGAGATTGATGATTGTGGAGGGAAAAGACAAGAATTCTTTTACTTTGgccatttcttttgttttttttaaagaaacacaatTAAAGCATCGTGCTTTGTGGTGCCTTGTCCAAAAAGTGCTGATAGCTTGGAGTTAAGGAATTCAGAGCAGGCTTTGTTTCACAGCTAGATTAAGATGTGatgtggccaaggccaatggcatcccgggatgcatcaagaggagcGTGGGCAGCggattgagggaggttctctcTGAACTACAtctcccagcagcctgtgcttgCTGGCTGCAGGAAGCAGTCACCGCTGGTTCCTCCAGGACTTTGAGCAGAGATGTGAAGCCCGAGAAGCAACAGGCTGCCGGGCGCCCCGTTGCAGAGGCTGTTCCCGAAGCGGGCGGGAGCAGGGCGCGATGGCGGTGCGGGTGAGCGTGCTGCCCGCCCGCCGCTGCCTGTTCGATGAGCCCGTGCGGATCCGTGTGACGGGCCTGCGGCCGCAGCAGGCGCTCACGCTGCGTGCCAGCCTGCGGGACGACACCGGGCAGCTCTTCCAAGCCCACGCTCGCTACCGCGCGGGGGGCAGCGGCGAGCTCGACCTCAGCCGCAGCCCTGCGCTGGGAGGCAGCTACACAGGAGTGGAGCCGATGGGGCTGCTCTGGTCCCTGCGCTCCAAAGAGCCCTACAGGCGGCTGGCAAAGAGGAACGTCCTCACCCCTTTCTGTGTGGAGCTGGAAGTGTATGAGGGGCACGGGGACATGAGCTGCTTGCTGGGAAAATGCACCCATGAGCGATGGTTTTTAGGCGAGGGGGTAAAGAGGATTTCGGTCAGAGAAGGTCGTCTGAAAGCAaccctcttcctccctcctggTGAGTTTTTATCCCATTCTGGTTTTCCAGCTGTGATTTACACCATgtatcacagaaccatagaatggtgggggttggaagggacctttagagctcatccagtccaacccccctgccaaagcagctcccacctagatcaggtcacacaggaacgtgtccaggtgggttttgaggacttccagagaaggagcctccacagcctccctgggcagcctgggccagggctccctcactgaaacagtcaaatggcttttccttctgtttcaatggaactttttgtgttccagctccatcccatcaccccttgtcctgtcactggatacaagagaaaaaagtgctgccccaacctcctgacacccaccagtgagatatttgtaactattaatgagatccccctggtgtctcctcttatctagactatTGTGCACCATGGTCCCTGCACACACCTGAGAACCCAGAGTAAAGCCTCAGCTAATGATTCCCTCAGCCTGTGCTTGGCCCAGCTTCTTGGAtcctcacagcagagcagagaggagttGTCCAGGCAGGTCAGGTGCAGAGGCAGCCAtgcagggagggcagcaggggTAACACTCTGGCTGAGAGCACTCAGGGCCTCTCCTGCACTGAAAGCTCTGGGTTAAAGTGTGTTTATTTCTTATCTCTTATGTTTAGCTGATAGGACAAAGAGGTCCCTGGTCTTTGGCAGAGCTGTGAGGCATGATGAGGTGTCGGTAGTGTGATTGGAAAGCTGTGGAAGAGCAGGAGGGAGACAAATGAGGAAAGCTTTGTAATGAATACAAAATCccttgcagcagctgtggcatcAAATCTTGTCAGGCAATTCTGGCTACAAGAGTTGGGCAGAGCAGTAGGAGGAAAGGAAGGTCCTGTGGCTGCAAGGAGGAGAACTGAGAAGCCCAAGGGTAGTTACCCAGATTAGACAAGCCTGAGCTGGCATGGGTCAGTGCTGGCACATGTGGGTGCATTTCATAACTCAACTATTGCCTTTCTGGAAAACCTGCTAGCACAGTTCCTAAAGAAACACAGCTCATGCAGTGTTACTGCTGGCTCATCAGTGCTCAATGGCCTGACAACATCTAGGCCAATATCAGCTGAAATTCCTGGGGGAAGGATGCCCAGCAAATGAACTTCCTATAGTGAGTTTCTAAGAGACACACACATATCCAAATTAGTGTCCTTACAGTGATTGCATGTGTGCCTGAGAATGAGAACTTCCATGGAAAGCTTCAGAGGATGATTTCCTTTTGATATCTACTGTCCTGATGTGTGCTGGGGGGGCACTGCTGAAAGGACAGCTGTAGAAACTTTTCTCTTtgaatgtgtatatatatgtagacaaacacacacacacatctttcATTGCAGGAGCTGGTCCATTCCCTGGACTGATCGATTTGTATGGATCTGGAGGAGGTCTTGTCGAATACAGAGCAAGTCTTCTAGCTAGCAGAGGCTTTGTGACTCTAGCTCTTGCTTACATGGCCTTTGAAGATCTCCCTGCTACACCAGAGGTTCTTGAACTGGACTATTTTGAAGAAGCCATCAACtttttgcagaagcagcagcaggtaaGGGACAAATTATGGTGCTCATGCTGTTGGAAACTTGTTTTCCAGTCTTCTATTGTGAAATGCTGTATATCACTGCATGCAGCTAAGTTTCTGAAACATTAGGAGGAGGCAGCATTGTCTGGACAGCATGGTCTGAGAGATGGAGAAGCACaagcctcagctccagctctgcaagTAGTTGGATAGTTGGTGTTGCCTGACATCTGCTGAGTTCCTGTAATGTTGTGCAAACCAGTGTTTCTGTAAAATTAAGCCAAAGCAGTTCCTAGACCAGAAGCACAGAACTGcttgatatttttttacttttacatCCTTCAAGATTtatggaagggaaggaaaaaaatccattgactttttctgctgtttcagaAATGTCACTGGCTTTTCATTCTGAGCAAGGTTCACAAGAAAGTAATAAAACACTCTGCAGAGTGTGCCATGTCCTAAGAACCTGGGGCTGGATTTGAACAAGCGTGTGGGATGAGAAGGAGATTTTGTAGCAATATATCATCATGCTTAAACCAAAAGAGACCAAGAGAAACCAAGTAGCATTTAAAGCTTGAATGGAATGCTGCCTAAGGTGGTATTCATTTCACAAGGTTACTGAGGTTCTAGCATGCCAGTGTGagagcagagctcagcctggctTTGTCTTGTTCCTCACGGAGCTCTGAAACTCCTTTGTCATGTTCCTCACAAAGCTCTTGAGTATTTTGACCAGATGGACATTACAAACTGAATTTGAGGTTGAAGTTGATTTAAGCAGTTGTTGAGCTTTCTCAGCCTCAAGTGTAACGAACATTATGTGTTCCAAGACAAAAGAGGAGATAACAGGTCAGCTGTAGGAGAGTATCAAGAAACAGGGACATGAAGGAAGATCAATGCAAATGACTTGGGAAAAAGTGGCTTTCCAAAGAGGAGAGAAGACTAAGAGGGTTTGAAGGCAGGAGCAGTAAAAGGTAGCAATACTGAGAGCAAGTGTCTAGCCAGGATGTGGAGAGAGCAAAGGTTTGTCTGTGAAAGTCACCAGGAAGTAAAGGTGTTACAGGAGGAACAATGTTGAGGAGCTGTAGAATTCCCAGTCAATCCTGTGGAGCCTCAAGCAAGGAGCAGAAGTGGGAGCAATGTAACCTGAATAGAGAGAGGTAGGGGGTAAAATATGGGCGGTCTTGGTTGGATAAGGAGTGAGGAAGAAAAACCAGAGATGTTGCATTGGCCCAGCAAATGAGTCAGTTGCTGATGGTTGTTTCCTAACTGTGTTTCAGGTGAAAGACACTGGGATTGGCGTTCTTGGCTTGTCTAAAGGAGCTGATCTAGCCCTTTCCATGGCCACCTTTCTACCTGGCATCAAGGCAGCTGTCAGCATATCTGGAAGTGGGTTTAATTCTTTCATTCCCCTGCAGGGGGACGGCTTCACTCTTCCCGTCCACCCCTATGATTTGGGGAGGATGAAGATCAGTGAGGAGTCTGGCCTAGTGGATTTTTCAGAGGTCCTAGATGATCACAGGGACCCAAAGACTTGGGAGTCTCGCATTCCCATCGAGCTGTCCTCAGCCAAGTTGCTCTTCCTGTGTGGCCTGGATGACATGAACTGGAAAAGTGAGCTGTACTGCCGGGATGCTGTTCAGCGCCTCCGGCAGCACGGGCTGGAAGTGGAGTTCTGCTCCTACTCCGGAGCAGGGCATCTCTTGGAGCCACCATACCTGCCTCTGTGCCAGGCTTCCATCCATAAAGTTCTGGGGGCATTTGTGCATTGGGGAGGGCAGTGGAGGGAGCATGCCAAAGCCCAAGAAGATGTGTGGCGCAGGATCCAGGCCTTCTTCTGGCGACACCTGAACTCAGACATCTCTAAGAGCAAGCTGTAGTGAAACTGACAGAGGTGCTGACCAGGGTTGGCATTTCAGCTCTCACCCAACCTTGGAAACTCATTGTAAGTTTCCTGGCCTGCCTTCCTCTAAACCCCACAGTTACATAGTTGTTAATTTTCAATTCCCCCCTCcaagttttccattttttgGTTGAATTTCAGTTGTCTTCAGGCCCCAGCTGCACTGCAGACTGGAACCATCTGATCTGCCTACATGCTGTAATCCTCTGAGCAGAACCCAGCATCTCACCCCTCAAGCTGCATTGGTACAGAGCCATCATTGCCCTCAATCTCCAGCCATCTCCTTTTGCAGCAGGGAATACTCATAGGAGTAAACAGAACAATTTCCACTGAATTGTTTAGCTTGCAGCTTTAAATAACTTCAGTGTAAACATCACTTTCTTGAGACAACACATGAGCACACCCACCTTTCCTCTTGGTATAGAAATTTCCCAGGTTTCTTAATAAAAAGGTCACTTTTTATCCCCAACTAAGGTCAGTTCTGATCCCAACTAAGTAAAGAGCCACTCTTCTGACTTACTCTGAAGTGCACTGGtcacattttcttcctcaaaagcCAGAAGTGAACCTCCCCCAAGTGTTACATTGGTTGTGTCTCTTGCTGACTCTGGGTAAGGTACCTATCAGGGAAAGTTTCCCCTGCACCACTCAGTAAatacagtgtgtgtgtgcacaatgtgtgtgtgtgtgtgaagccTTGGACTGTCTTTGTGCCCATCAGTAGGTAGGCAGCAATCCTGATGTAGTCACAAGCTGTCGCTTCACTTGGCTGAGGAGTTGTTATACAGAGGTCCTTGCCTACTATCCCTAACAGGAGCAGTGGAGTTTGCAGGAGGGTCTGCCTAAGTGCTGAGTACCTGCTTCTGAATGTTGTACATCGGTTTATCCCCGTTTGGGGCAGGATGAAtaaagccacagctgctgatgAGTGCCCAGGGGCCCTGCAGAATGGATTGTCTCAGTGGTGTTGCCACTAGAGCAGACAGCTGTGGGCTCAGTGAGAGCTATGAAATGCTCTGCTATCTCTGGCCATCCTCTGCTAACTGATTTCTTTGGAGGGTTTGGACTAcatgacctctagaggtcccttccaacctctactgtTCTCTTCAGAGGGGGCTGGCCTTGCCTCTTGGGGAGAATGTACTTGCAGTACAAGTGTGTTGTTCTCTGACCTGTGGGATAGCTCACATCTATTGTAATCCCTTCTGAGGTGAAGACAAACTTTTACTGCCTCCAGTGGGCAGCTGACAAACCTATTCTTTGAATTACAAAATTGTgaggaaaactgaaaggaaaaattcttTCCCTCAGTAAATCAACCATGTGGTCAGTGATGCTGTCATATGGTCTTCCATGCTGTCCTGTTCAGCAATCAGGGAAAACAGTGTGAAACTAGAGGATGAAAGGAGCTGCCTGGTGTCTCCATGGATGGCAGTTGCACATGGGACctctttgttttgttgctttggAATGAAGGCTTTGCTGCTCAATCATAAGCCCTTTATTTATCCCTTGGATGGTTACAAGGTGCTGATTTCTCAGGCAGGAGGTGAATCCATATTTCTTTGTAGGGCAGGCAATGCCAGTGTCACTGGCTGCCACAGGACACAATACTGAAGTCACAGAAATCTGTGTTTTGCATGCTTTTATGACTGAGTGGTTTTGCAGACAGTTATTATCAGAACAGTTATTGTCTTGGGATGCTGACAGCTAATGCTTTTATGAGGAGGTAATAACTGCTTTCCATCACTGAATCTCTAGTGACAGGTTACAGAGATTTTCTCAAGATCTCTTGCTTTGAGGCAGGTGTAGAAGCCAAGGAACCAATCCTACTTGCTTCATTTCTTGTTGATTCCATTCCTGTTTTCCAGTCACTGATCAGACATGAAAATAACATGGTCCTTTGTTCTCCAACTGCTAAAGAGTCTCGAGGTAAGAAAGATGTTTGaaagaaatcattttttctCCTACTGGGAAAAGATGAGCTCTTAGTTGCATAACTGTTTTAGCATCTTCAAGTGGCAAAATTCTCCTCCAAATAGCCATTAAACTACAAGTTGTGCCTCTCCATGGGGATCAGGAGGCTGAGGCTCATCCCTTGCTGTGCTTGATTAGGTTCTCCCACTTCCCAGACCAGTGCTGTCACTAGCAGATTGCTGTTTATGGTTCatgggtggtggtggtggcttCAGAAGAAGGCCTTGATGTTTTTATTCTACATTAGATCAGTAAGCTTTCCAATCATGTGTTTTTTAATGAGATGAGAGCTTTCTGTTATCAACCATTATCTTACACATCATGATGTGAAGTTAGCCTTTTGGTAACTGAGCTTCCTTAGCATGTGTGACTCATGCTGTGCTCTGTCTTTCCCTTGATCCATCTGGAATATTATGcccaaaagaaggaaaagggagattAAAGAGAGGCATTaacttgtttccttttcagttgTCCCTGGCAACTAAGAGCATTTTGCAGAGCCCAAGAACCACTGCCCAACAGCAAAAGAGCTGCTTAGAAAAAGCCAGCCCCATTGATCTCCTTACATGGGCTCTTGATCTGAGAGCCGAGAGGAAGCTTTGATCCTGGAAGGTGCTAGTACCTAGTGGTTCCTAAGCAGAGAGAGTTCAGTCAACTCAGGCCCAGAGAGAAAGGACTGTGGTAGGGAGAAATGATTTATCCCATCAGTCACCACGTTATATAATGCAGAGGGGTAACAACTGCTGAGAAAGTGTGTAGCACCAGCATTCCCACTTGTGAATTGAAGTA encodes:
- the LOC104553588 gene encoding acyl-coenzyme A thioesterase 1 encodes the protein MAVRVSVLPARRCLFDEPVRIRVTGLRPQQALTLRASLRDDTGQLFQAHARYRAGGSGELDLSRSPALGGSYTGVEPMGLLWSLRSKEPYRRLAKRNVLTPFCVELEVYEGHGDMSCLLGKCTHERWFLGEGVKRISVREGRLKATLFLPPGAGPFPGLIDLYGSGGGLVEYRASLLASRGFVTLALAYMAFEDLPATPEVLELDYFEEAINFLQKQQQVKDTGIGVLGLSKGADLALSMATFLPGIKAAVSISGSGFNSFIPLQGDGFTLPVHPYDLGRMKISEESGLVDFSEVLDDHRDPKTWESRIPIELSSAKLLFLCGLDDMNWKSELYCRDAVQRLRQHGLEVEFCSYSGAGHLLEPPYLPLCQASIHKVLGAFVHWGGQWREHAKAQEDVWRRIQAFFWRHLNSDISKSKL